In Sphingobacterium sp. SRCM116780, the genomic stretch TGGCGCAAGGCTCGAATTTTGTTGATTATGTGAAGGTGTGTTGTCGATCAGGACACGGTGGGTCAGGTTCTGCGCATTTACATCGAGATAAGACAACCATGAAGGGAGGACCTGATGGTGGTGATGGTGGTCGTGGTGGTCATATTATTTTAAAAGGTAATACCCAGTTGTGGACATTATTGCATCTCAAGTACAGAAAGCATATTATTGCTTCTGGTGGAGAGTCCGGAAGTTCGGCTACAAGTACAGGTGCTTCGGGGAAAGACGAGATTTTGGAGGTCCCTGCTGGTACAGTTGCTAAAGATGCTGAAACGGGTGAGGTTTTATTCGAAATCACAGAAGATGGCGAAACGAAAATTCTGACTCCAGGTGGGAGAGGTGGTCTTGGTAACTGGCATTTCAAATCTTCGACACAACAAACACCTCGCTTTGCACAACCTGGTATGCCAGGACAAGAGCGTTGGATTATTTTGGAGTTGAAAGTATTGGCAGACGTTGGTTTAGTTGGTTTTCCAAATGCTGGAAAATCTACGTTATTATCCGTTGTTTCTGCAGCAAAACCAGAGATTGCGAATTATCCATTTACAACGTTAGTTCCCAACTTGGGGATTGTCAGCTATCGCGATAGCAAATCTTTTGTGATGGCAGATATTCCAGGTATTATTGAAGGAGCATCAGAAGGAAAAGGATTAGGTTACCGATTCTTAAGACATATTGAGCGTAATTCCGTTTTATTATTTATGGTACCTGCTGATACCGAGCGAACAATCAAACAAGAATATGATATTCTATTGAATGAACTATCGGTTTACAATCCTGAACTACGTGATAAACCAAAGCTATTGGCCATTACCAAATCGGATATGTTAGATGATGAGTTGGAGCGCGAGATGGAAAAAGAAGTTCCAGAAGGATTGCCGTATATTTTTATCTCTTCCGTAGCTGGCAAAAATATTGTACAGCTGAAAGATATGATTTGGAAAGCGATAAATTCGTAGGACAAATAAGGTATATATATCAAGCGATTGCAAATTTTTGTAATCGCTTTTTTTATTGTTTGATATTGCGTTTTACAGCTATAAATAATATCTTTAATCAAATTAAAAGGTAAATTATGAATCAATTAGGTCAAAAATATTGTGTTTCTTGTGGTACTTTAATTAATGGGCAAGCTGAAATTTGTCCAACCTGTGGAGTAAGACAACCTGTTTATGGCTATCAGCAGCAAAATTTTAACGGTCCATTGAAAGATGAACGTTGGTTGGCCTGTCTCTTATTTTGTATTTTTTTAGGTCCACTTGGTGTTCATCGTTTTTATGTAGGTAAGATCGGTACAGGTATCCTTCAACTCGTTACGTTGGGTGGTTGTGGGATTTGGTATCTGATCGATATGGTATTTATTATTATTGGGAAGTTTACGGATTCGGAAGGAAATGTCATTAGCAATGGGGGATTGTAGATTTTGATAGATAGATATTTGAAAGGATTTTTTAGCTTTCAAAGGTAAAATGTAAATAATAA encodes the following:
- the obgE gene encoding GTPase ObgE, which translates into the protein MAQGSNFVDYVKVCCRSGHGGSGSAHLHRDKTTMKGGPDGGDGGRGGHIILKGNTQLWTLLHLKYRKHIIASGGESGSSATSTGASGKDEILEVPAGTVAKDAETGEVLFEITEDGETKILTPGGRGGLGNWHFKSSTQQTPRFAQPGMPGQERWIILELKVLADVGLVGFPNAGKSTLLSVVSAAKPEIANYPFTTLVPNLGIVSYRDSKSFVMADIPGIIEGASEGKGLGYRFLRHIERNSVLLFMVPADTERTIKQEYDILLNELSVYNPELRDKPKLLAITKSDMLDDELEREMEKEVPEGLPYIFISSVAGKNIVQLKDMIWKAINS
- a CDS encoding TM2 domain-containing protein, which encodes MNQLGQKYCVSCGTLINGQAEICPTCGVRQPVYGYQQQNFNGPLKDERWLACLLFCIFLGPLGVHRFYVGKIGTGILQLVTLGGCGIWYLIDMVFIIIGKFTDSEGNVISNGGL